The proteins below are encoded in one region of Bosea sp. BIWAKO-01:
- a CDS encoding patatin-like phospholipase family protein: MKAIWLMASLILCACSAADVGPVNSHAEKAPPPSPEFVTDRGDDGSMVVGLAFSGGGVRASAFSYGVLRALDEIIVDQKPYERTMIDNVRMISGVSGGAITAAYFGYRGRDDYRDFDERFLFQHAEASMETSLASPFSLSRAVAGGVNDRNTFARWLNDNLFDGADFTRFKWTNAPSLWISASDIYNRTPFLFSYDTFAALCSDLDKLKISDAVAASAAVPVVFAPVVLAASKQDCGYRHPAWLKGALSGSNPSLRLTAYANALDSYHAEDGIKFVRLMDGGLTDNLGITGFVLERSASKTPHGPLSAEQAVKLRHFLFIVADAGRGQTEDWGASIRGPWLAPLVEAAIDTGMTSSSRHALDALNFAVERWKERVVAYRCGLPLETVRRIRGSADGWDCRKVDFRVEHLEFADLEPNVASSLNRVETRLSLPREQVELLIEAGKTVVHRSAAVKQVVDDVRRVAGVTGRE; the protein is encoded by the coding sequence GTGAAGGCCATCTGGCTGATGGCCTCGCTCATCCTCTGCGCCTGCTCGGCAGCGGATGTCGGGCCCGTCAACAGTCACGCGGAGAAGGCGCCGCCACCGTCGCCGGAATTCGTCACCGATCGCGGGGATGACGGCTCGATGGTCGTTGGCCTCGCCTTCTCGGGAGGCGGCGTTCGCGCTTCGGCCTTCTCCTATGGTGTCTTGCGTGCGCTTGACGAGATCATCGTCGATCAGAAGCCCTATGAGCGGACGATGATCGACAATGTCCGCATGATTTCCGGGGTCTCCGGAGGAGCTATCACTGCGGCCTATTTCGGCTATCGTGGCCGCGACGATTATCGTGATTTCGATGAGCGCTTCTTGTTTCAACATGCAGAAGCGAGCATGGAAACTTCGCTGGCGTCACCGTTCAGCCTGTCCCGAGCAGTGGCGGGCGGCGTGAATGACCGAAATACCTTTGCGCGCTGGTTGAACGATAACCTGTTCGATGGGGCAGATTTTACCCGCTTCAAATGGACGAACGCACCATCCCTCTGGATCAGCGCTTCGGATATCTACAATCGGACGCCTTTTCTCTTTAGCTACGATACCTTTGCGGCACTCTGCAGCGATCTCGACAAGCTGAAGATTTCGGATGCGGTGGCAGCCTCCGCCGCCGTGCCGGTCGTCTTTGCGCCCGTCGTGCTGGCTGCCTCCAAGCAGGATTGCGGCTACCGCCACCCTGCGTGGTTGAAGGGCGCGCTGAGCGGCTCCAACCCATCCTTGCGGCTGACGGCTTACGCCAACGCATTGGACTCCTACCATGCCGAAGACGGCATCAAGTTTGTGCGGCTGATGGATGGCGGCCTGACAGACAATCTGGGCATAACGGGGTTCGTGCTGGAAAGAAGCGCGTCCAAGACCCCGCACGGACCATTATCGGCGGAGCAGGCCGTCAAGCTGCGCCATTTCCTGTTCATTGTTGCCGATGCGGGCCGGGGTCAGACGGAGGATTGGGGAGCTTCGATCAGGGGCCCCTGGCTGGCGCCGCTGGTCGAAGCGGCAATCGACACGGGCATGACCTCATCGTCTCGTCATGCTCTCGACGCTTTGAACTTTGCAGTCGAAAGGTGGAAGGAGCGGGTGGTCGCCTACCGGTGCGGGTTGCCGTTGGAAACCGTGCGCCGGATCCGGGGCAGCGCCGACGGCTGGGACTGCCGCAAAGTTGATTTCAGGGTCGAACACCTCGAATTCGCGGATCTGGAACCAAACGTCGCGTCCAGCCTGAACCGCGTCGAAACGCGGCTCTCGCTGCCGCGCGAGCAGGTGGAACTGCTCATCGAGGCCGGCAAGACGGTTGTTCACCGGAGTGCAGCGGTCAAACAGGTGGTCGACGATGTCCGCCGCGTTGCCGGCGTCACCGGGAGAGAATGA
- a CDS encoding YMGG-like glycine zipper-containing protein → MIRSITFAGFIGLGLLLAGCNPESQSQRTLGGAAIGAGGGALIGGIAGGGRGAAIGALAGGVTGAVVGRATTPNNCIFQDTSGRRFTGPCP, encoded by the coding sequence ATGATCCGTTCGATCACGTTCGCCGGCTTTATCGGCCTCGGCCTCTTACTCGCAGGCTGCAATCCCGAATCTCAGTCACAGCGCACGCTTGGCGGCGCCGCAATTGGTGCTGGCGGTGGCGCGCTCATCGGCGGGATCGCGGGTGGCGGACGCGGTGCCGCGATCGGTGCCCTCGCTGGTGGCGTGACCGGTGCGGTTGTCGGCCGGGCGACAACTCCGAACAACTGCATCTTCCAGGACACGAGCGGCCGCCGCTTTACGGGCCCCTGCCCATAA
- the dpdE gene encoding protein DpdE — MDPLSVQYPSQAAAPLQFAVTGLLVELPRNQGIGRLAAVEGRTCRVEIFYGVSRIETALFKIEEVSRAYLSPQTRVYVRSGQGFRIGRVVGFHVLPDKLVEYDLKFPNGLRDSADERTLYVRPWSVPEVPANVLLGGSAESQFLHDRRLSATQSLVSMRAAAQGMTALLSASVELVPHQVVAARRILKDPIQRYLLADEVGLGKTIEAGLVIRQRLIDDPSCNVVVCVPAVLLSQWRDELVAKLRLDQFPGSWSLVSHEAIGEIAGSCDLLVVDEAHHLVGIETGTLSAQAQALRNLAHRTASLLLLSATPVLGREQQFLALLNLLDPDSHPLDDIAGFRTKLEQRRQYGRLLLGLDPEAPTFVLKQRGLEATRLFADDPTVLDLAPRMIAAAQSGSADLVQLCSALRYHIADTYRIHQRLIRSRRVDAQGWEFRNRGPQPKDGEPPSLSHVREEPDGDPRIDECLTELESWRLAACAFRARDTSISAMVLARRHVDLLEALGIGCDHLAETTKRLSPLFDDERDIFDAIQSISDRGVHDNEPFNIAFDSLNRLLKAIGGSSRKVVVFSSSTEQARAFAARLGEQQPDLKIFLLDRENRFADQAPISLGFRHHKGAAVCVFDAACEEGLNFSCADAIVHLDLPFSATRLEQRLGRLDRFGRKQDQIRHRIMMPSDDEHYPWAAWQKLLAEGFLIYNRSISDVQFLLEDIEEEIVLALFERGARALEAMIPSIRARISDERGAQTEQAVLDQIALDEEANADVIEAIERAEEREDSLDESVDFWWGGALHLRRRRSSATTEDPFFITASPQTLIPRLPWLSSIGIDETCLTWRRRVASQGARITLLRPGTPLVDAIERFTFWDDRGTAFLTWRADPAWTLEPWIGFRLCFAVEPQIDRANPLFPTVQERALSRRAQQYFPQQYVVLHVDIEGNEVRDPDLLAVLTRPYQRDETANCDLNLGSRISILDTVIDRASLTRAIEHVHVQGRSAMMAALDIDGQVAKALEFAQRDLARHRQRFAVRAKDGDACAAAALKAAEEMVAGIANPTIRLDAMGCFVVAAALPARGRHA; from the coding sequence ATGGATCCGCTTAGCGTTCAATATCCTTCTCAAGCTGCGGCACCTTTGCAGTTTGCAGTGACTGGCCTGCTTGTGGAATTGCCGCGCAACCAAGGGATTGGAAGGCTTGCAGCAGTTGAGGGGCGTACCTGCCGCGTGGAGATCTTCTATGGCGTCTCTCGGATCGAGACAGCGTTATTTAAGATCGAGGAGGTGTCCCGCGCATATCTCAGTCCTCAAACGCGGGTCTATGTTCGCTCGGGCCAAGGATTTCGCATTGGCCGCGTCGTCGGCTTTCACGTCCTTCCCGACAAGCTGGTCGAATACGACCTCAAATTTCCAAACGGCTTGAGGGACAGCGCTGATGAGCGGACGCTCTACGTTCGGCCGTGGTCAGTGCCAGAAGTACCTGCAAATGTTCTGCTCGGCGGGAGCGCTGAAAGCCAGTTCCTGCACGATCGTCGTTTGTCCGCCACCCAATCTCTTGTATCCATGCGGGCCGCTGCGCAGGGGATGACAGCGCTGTTGTCGGCGAGCGTGGAGTTGGTCCCCCACCAAGTCGTTGCTGCCCGTCGAATTTTGAAGGATCCCATCCAACGCTACCTTCTTGCTGACGAGGTTGGCCTTGGGAAAACTATTGAGGCGGGTCTGGTGATCCGTCAGCGGCTGATCGATGATCCGTCGTGCAATGTGGTTGTCTGCGTCCCCGCCGTGTTGCTCTCGCAGTGGAGGGATGAACTGGTTGCAAAACTCAGGCTCGATCAGTTTCCCGGCAGTTGGTCGCTCGTCTCACATGAGGCGATCGGCGAGATCGCGGGATCGTGCGACCTCCTCGTGGTCGATGAGGCACACCACCTAGTTGGCATTGAGACTGGCACATTATCGGCGCAAGCGCAGGCGCTGCGCAATTTGGCGCATCGCACCGCCTCACTGCTGCTTCTGTCTGCGACGCCGGTTCTTGGACGAGAGCAACAGTTCCTAGCTCTCCTGAACCTGCTCGACCCGGACAGTCATCCTCTCGATGACATTGCTGGGTTCCGGACCAAATTGGAACAAAGGCGTCAGTACGGGCGCCTGCTACTGGGCCTCGATCCAGAGGCACCCACGTTCGTGCTCAAACAACGCGGCCTTGAGGCAACCCGGCTTTTTGCAGATGATCCAACTGTCTTGGACCTAGCGCCACGCATGATTGCCGCCGCGCAATCAGGAAGCGCCGATCTCGTTCAACTCTGCTCGGCCCTGCGCTACCACATCGCAGACACGTACCGGATCCACCAACGCCTTATTCGATCACGGCGGGTCGATGCACAAGGGTGGGAATTCCGAAACCGAGGCCCGCAGCCGAAAGATGGCGAACCCCCTAGTCTATCGCATGTGCGTGAAGAGCCTGACGGCGATCCACGCATTGATGAGTGCCTCACGGAGCTTGAGAGTTGGCGGCTTGCGGCTTGTGCTTTCCGGGCTCGCGACACCTCCATCTCGGCGATGGTGCTTGCCCGTCGCCACGTCGACCTCCTCGAAGCGCTTGGCATCGGCTGTGACCACCTGGCCGAGACGACCAAGCGCTTATCTCCCCTGTTCGATGACGAACGGGACATCTTCGACGCCATTCAGTCAATTTCAGATCGCGGTGTGCATGACAACGAGCCCTTCAACATCGCATTCGACAGCCTCAATCGGCTACTGAAAGCGATTGGGGGATCATCGCGCAAAGTCGTAGTCTTTTCCTCCTCTACCGAGCAAGCGCGGGCCTTTGCTGCCAGATTGGGCGAGCAGCAGCCCGATCTGAAGATCTTTCTGCTCGATCGCGAAAACCGCTTTGCCGACCAGGCGCCCATCTCTCTTGGCTTTCGCCATCACAAGGGAGCGGCAGTGTGCGTCTTCGACGCGGCTTGCGAAGAAGGTCTCAACTTCAGTTGTGCGGATGCGATTGTGCATCTCGATCTCCCATTTTCTGCGACCCGCCTCGAACAGCGACTGGGAAGACTGGACCGCTTTGGGCGCAAGCAGGACCAGATCCGGCACCGGATCATGATGCCGTCAGATGACGAACACTATCCTTGGGCCGCTTGGCAAAAGCTGCTCGCAGAAGGCTTCCTTATATACAACCGCTCCATCAGCGACGTGCAGTTCCTTTTGGAAGATATCGAAGAGGAAATCGTTCTAGCGCTGTTCGAGCGTGGCGCTCGCGCGCTCGAAGCGATGATCCCGTCAATCCGTGCTCGTATATCCGACGAGCGTGGTGCTCAGACGGAGCAGGCCGTCCTTGATCAAATTGCACTCGATGAGGAGGCTAATGCCGACGTTATCGAGGCGATTGAACGCGCTGAGGAACGGGAGGATAGCCTGGATGAAAGCGTCGATTTTTGGTGGGGCGGCGCTCTACATCTCAGGCGCCGACGCTCATCGGCAACGACCGAGGATCCTTTTTTCATAACCGCATCTCCGCAGACGTTGATCCCGCGGCTGCCGTGGCTTTCCAGTATCGGCATCGATGAGACCTGTTTGACTTGGCGCCGCCGAGTCGCGTCCCAAGGCGCTCGTATCACCCTTCTTCGACCGGGCACGCCCCTCGTCGATGCCATCGAACGCTTTACATTCTGGGACGACCGGGGGACCGCGTTCCTGACGTGGCGAGCGGATCCCGCGTGGACGTTGGAACCATGGATTGGCTTTCGGCTCTGTTTTGCCGTCGAGCCCCAAATTGATCGCGCAAATCCGTTGTTTCCGACGGTGCAGGAACGGGCCCTGTCGCGGCGGGCCCAGCAATACTTCCCGCAGCAATACGTGGTCCTCCATGTTGATATTGAGGGCAATGAGGTCCGGGATCCTGATCTCCTCGCGGTTTTGACGCGGCCCTATCAGCGCGACGAAACAGCAAACTGCGATCTCAACCTTGGCAGCCGGATCTCGATCCTTGACACCGTTATTGACCGAGCATCTCTGACAAGGGCCATTGAACATGTCCACGTCCAGGGCCGTAGCGCGATGATGGCTGCATTGGATATCGACGGGCAAGTAGCGAAGGCATTGGAGTTCGCTCAACGAGACCTTGCGCGCCATCGGCAGCGCTTCGCCGTGCGTGCCAAAGATGGTGATGCTTGTGCTGCCGCCGCCCTGAAAGCTGCTGAGGAGATGGTTGCAGGCATTGCAAATCCGACCATCAGGCTCGACGCAATGGGATGTTTCGTGGTCGCGGCCGCCTTACCCGCGCGAGGTCGGCATGCGTGA
- the dpdF gene encoding protein DpdF — MRDRVDGAEFAALTQLLAGHRIDGARFQEPAFARCQAALTASPVQASSLDLAVLLRQALRHEEAKRGWTSVPGAQISHIAFAAFDAWETVGLEKRVTGGKLYVSAKRWKPDWLSVDDDRGVDALAQAEVVRRFEDDIVVSGDPFLKAVHRPGYRSIGQRAAVRAALSTPPGATLAIALATGEGKSLIFQIVQAVGFTGMPEAQARRGVTLVIVPTVALGINHEKAAIETCGLDAPLSYSSGDQDRNSVLVERISDGRQALCFASPEAACGPLRSALGKAAEGGHLKALVVDEAHLVDQWGSGFRTEFQELGALRQELLRKAQPEARLRTLLLSATLTDSSTETLRIFFGEGEGFEMISAVQLRPEPDYWIARPTNDEIQTTRVLEALYHLPRPLALYVTEVEQAILWHQRLKETGFRRLGLVHGDSSQDMREKVVNQWRHGAIDIVVGTSAFGLGIDYAHARSVVHACVPETLDRFYQEVGRAGRDGRTAISLIVPAASDFAKAERISRKWLIGKDRGRERWETMFSRKITLPNGGGFAVRLDDRPGTSERDIDMIGDRNTDWNLRVLMLMSRAGLIRLLGKPRGSLPPGMWMGIEILDHGHLEADRWLVAVEPVRRLAVDAAARNFELMQSYLRDDCCAADTFEELYGKDRIGRVCSRCKTCRSDPTKRKPSKPVGEPRSPWPAVALDPRLAALLGSDGRLLVTYDREPFSRSDARRFGETMRRLHGFDVHNFIVLGSPPLDIERGLAFAGQAALFLTTVDSLAQVRLPVGPEVVLVGADAVLMTSSLEPRVGRQRIFIANKKLPSPETPSRRLVDVFGGKTLDLDEFFGRVAA; from the coding sequence ATGCGTGATCGCGTCGACGGTGCTGAGTTTGCAGCGTTGACGCAATTGCTGGCTGGACATCGGATCGATGGCGCCCGTTTTCAGGAGCCAGCCTTTGCGCGATGCCAGGCTGCACTAACCGCGTCACCGGTCCAGGCAAGCTCTCTTGATCTCGCCGTCCTGTTACGGCAGGCCCTTCGCCATGAAGAGGCGAAGCGCGGTTGGACCAGTGTCCCTGGTGCTCAGATCTCGCACATCGCTTTCGCCGCCTTCGATGCGTGGGAGACCGTCGGGCTCGAGAAGCGCGTCACCGGCGGAAAACTGTATGTGTCGGCCAAACGGTGGAAACCCGATTGGCTGAGCGTTGATGACGATCGCGGTGTCGATGCGCTCGCCCAGGCCGAAGTGGTCCGCCGGTTTGAAGACGATATCGTCGTCTCCGGCGATCCGTTTTTAAAGGCTGTTCATCGCCCAGGCTATCGCAGCATTGGGCAGCGCGCAGCGGTACGGGCCGCGCTGAGCACGCCGCCGGGTGCCACACTGGCGATCGCGTTGGCGACAGGTGAAGGCAAAAGTCTCATCTTCCAGATCGTACAGGCCGTTGGGTTTACCGGCATGCCGGAGGCGCAGGCGCGGCGCGGCGTCACGCTTGTCATCGTGCCAACGGTCGCACTGGGCATCAATCATGAGAAGGCCGCGATTGAAACATGCGGATTGGACGCACCGCTGAGTTATTCAAGTGGTGACCAGGATCGCAATTCGGTCCTGGTCGAACGGATCTCAGACGGTCGTCAGGCCTTGTGCTTCGCGTCACCGGAGGCTGCTTGCGGCCCGCTTCGCAGCGCTCTGGGCAAGGCGGCGGAGGGAGGGCATCTGAAGGCCCTTGTCGTTGATGAAGCGCATTTGGTCGATCAGTGGGGCTCGGGCTTTCGTACTGAATTTCAGGAACTCGGCGCGCTGCGCCAGGAGTTACTCCGAAAGGCCCAACCTGAGGCCCGCCTCCGGACCTTGCTTTTGTCCGCAACGTTGACGGACAGCTCGACCGAAACGCTGCGCATCTTCTTTGGAGAAGGCGAAGGCTTCGAGATGATCAGTGCCGTTCAACTGCGCCCGGAGCCGGACTACTGGATCGCGCGCCCCACCAACGATGAAATCCAAACCACGCGCGTCCTTGAAGCACTGTATCATTTGCCTCGCCCTCTGGCTCTTTATGTCACCGAGGTCGAGCAAGCCATTCTGTGGCACCAGCGGTTGAAAGAGACAGGTTTCCGACGGCTTGGGCTCGTGCATGGCGACAGCAGCCAGGACATGCGGGAAAAGGTTGTCAATCAATGGCGCCACGGCGCGATCGATATTGTAGTTGGAACATCGGCATTTGGATTGGGCATCGATTACGCCCATGCTCGTTCGGTCGTACATGCTTGCGTTCCGGAAACTCTTGACCGGTTCTATCAAGAGGTCGGCCGGGCAGGACGCGATGGCCGCACCGCGATTTCTTTGATTGTGCCCGCGGCCAGCGATTTCGCAAAGGCCGAGAGGATCAGCAGAAAATGGCTGATCGGAAAAGATCGTGGTCGCGAACGATGGGAGACCATGTTTTCTCGGAAGATCACGCTCCCGAACGGCGGCGGGTTTGCGGTACGTCTTGATGATCGGCCGGGAACGAGCGAGCGCGACATCGATATGATCGGCGATCGCAATACAGACTGGAATCTTCGCGTCCTGATGCTGATGTCGCGCGCCGGACTGATCCGGCTGCTTGGCAAACCACGTGGTTCGCTGCCTCCTGGGATGTGGATGGGGATTGAGATCCTCGATCACGGCCATCTGGAAGCCGATCGGTGGCTCGTCGCCGTTGAACCGGTTCGTCGCCTCGCGGTCGACGCTGCCGCGCGCAATTTCGAACTGATGCAGTCCTATCTGCGAGATGATTGCTGCGCAGCTGACACCTTCGAAGAGCTTTACGGGAAGGATCGGATCGGTCGCGTGTGCAGTCGCTGCAAAACCTGCCGCAGCGATCCCACCAAACGCAAGCCTAGCAAGCCAGTGGGAGAGCCGCGTTCACCCTGGCCAGCGGTAGCACTCGATCCCCGCCTCGCAGCGCTGCTTGGCTCAGATGGACGCTTGCTCGTGACGTATGACCGGGAACCGTTCTCAAGATCCGACGCCCGTCGCTTTGGCGAAACAATGCGCCGGCTCCATGGCTTCGATGTTCACAATTTCATTGTCCTTGGGTCTCCACCACTCGACATCGAACGAGGCCTCGCCTTTGCGGGACAGGCCGCTCTCTTCCTGACCACGGTCGACAGCCTGGCACAGGTCCGGCTGCCGGTTGGGCCGGAGGTGGTCCTTGTTGGTGCGGATGCCGTATTGATGACGTCAAGCTTGGAGCCAAGAGTTGGTCGCCAGCGGATCTTTATAGCTAACAAGAAGCTGCCATCGCCCGAGACGCCGAGCCGTCGATTGGTCGATGTCTTTGGCGGAAAAACTCTGGACCTGGATGAATTTTTTGGACGCGTCGCTGCATGA
- the dpdG gene encoding protein DpdG: MSIITVAPAVPNRILLLFASLLESESGEDKVRFEAAITPPPLRKRGKDEEDRRTSLFSSPMREARNLGLIEERGEKYFARAGIVSAGKKSAPLEDQFRQYLRQVLFDAARAKEADQSDFAPALTWLLMQNPLSPMPFGDAPQIRMKSQIGDLTEAMSVTNINTFQNLVYWARYLGFATLVGSTRGRFVVADPIEAILAVLPQIFADQNELRLHAFMAGLVAHYPVFEGGSFRQFVEEAALPGFGRDSDQRLSISTSLALVRLEHSGVIALTTKSDADVMILDLGGEAPRRISHISLVRAS, from the coding sequence ATGAGCATCATTACCGTGGCACCGGCCGTGCCCAATCGCATTCTGCTTCTCTTCGCATCGCTTCTCGAAAGTGAGTCTGGCGAGGACAAGGTTCGTTTTGAAGCGGCAATCACACCGCCCCCGCTTCGCAAGCGCGGCAAGGATGAGGAGGATCGGCGGACAAGCCTGTTTTCGTCTCCGATGAGGGAGGCCCGCAACCTCGGTCTCATCGAAGAGCGCGGCGAGAAGTACTTTGCACGCGCCGGCATCGTGTCGGCAGGGAAAAAATCTGCGCCGTTAGAGGACCAGTTTCGCCAGTACCTTAGGCAGGTTCTATTCGATGCGGCCCGCGCAAAGGAGGCAGATCAAAGCGATTTCGCTCCTGCGCTCACATGGTTGCTCATGCAAAATCCTTTGTCGCCGATGCCGTTTGGCGATGCCCCTCAGATCCGGATGAAAAGTCAGATCGGGGATCTAACTGAAGCGATGAGCGTCACGAACATCAACACGTTCCAAAACCTCGTATATTGGGCTCGATACCTGGGTTTTGCCACGTTGGTCGGGTCAACGCGTGGCCGGTTTGTCGTAGCCGATCCGATCGAGGCGATCCTAGCGGTCCTGCCTCAGATCTTTGCGGATCAAAATGAACTGAGATTGCACGCGTTCATGGCGGGACTCGTTGCCCATTATCCCGTCTTCGAGGGGGGCAGCTTTCGGCAGTTTGTCGAAGAGGCTGCCCTTCCCGGGTTTGGGCGAGACAGTGATCAACGGCTCTCGATTAGCACCAGTCTGGCCCTCGTGCGCCTAGAGCACAGTGGCGTTATCGCGCTGACGACAAAGTCGGATGCCGATGTGATGATCCTAGATCTTGGCGGCGAAGCCCCGCGCCGTATCAGTCATATATCGCTGGTGAGGGCGTCCTGA